The Echeneis naucrates chromosome 23, fEcheNa1.1, whole genome shotgun sequence genome has a segment encoding these proteins:
- the LOC115037005 gene encoding serine/threonine-protein kinase 38-like, protein MAMTGGTAAALPMSNHTRERVTVAKLTLENFYSTLLTQHEEREMRQKKLEKAMEEEGLPDEEKVMRRSQHARKETEFLRLKRTRLGLDDFESLKVIGRGAFGEVRLVQKKDTGHIYAMKILRKADMLEKEQVAHIRAERDILVEADGAWVVKMFYSFQDKRNLYLIMEFLPGGDMMTLLMKKDTLSEEATQFYIAETVLAIDSIHQLGFIHRDIKPDNLLLDSRGHVKLSDFGLCTGLKKAHRTEFYRNLTHNPPSDFSFQNMNSKRKAETWKKNRRQLAYSTVGTPDYIAPEVFMQTGYNKLCDWWSLGVIMYEMLIGYPPFCSETPQETYRKVMNWKETLVFPPEVPISERAKDLILRYCTDAENRIGAVSVEEIKSHPFFESVDWEHIRERPAAISIEIKSIDDTSNFDDFPESDILQPANATEPDFKSKDWVFLNYTYKRFEGLTQRGTIPTYMKAGKA, encoded by the exons ATGGCCATGACGGGAGGGACTGCAGCTGCCCTTCCCATGAGCAACCACACCCGAGAGAGGGTGACTGTGGCCAAGCTGACACTTGAAAACTTCTACAGCACCCTGCTCACTCAGCACGAAGAGCGCGAGATGAG GCAGAAAAAGCTGGAGAAGGCAATGGAAGAGGAGGGTTTACCAGACGAGGAG AAAGTCATGCGACGCTCCCAGCATGCCCGTAAGGAGACAGAGTTTTTGCGGCTGAAGAGGACGCGGTTGGGCTTGGATGATTTTGAATCCTTAAAAGTTATTGGGCGAGGCGCATTTGGGGAG GTGCGTTTGGTGCAGAAAAAAGACACAGGACACATTTATGCCATGAAGATTTTGAGAAAAGCAGACATGTTGGAAAAGGAGCAG GTTGCTCATATCCGGGCAGAGCGGGATATTCTGGTGGAGGCAGATGGTGCCTGGGTGGTCAAGATGTTCTACAGCTTCCAGGACAAGAGGAACCTTTACCTTATCATGGAGTTCCTGCCTGGAG GTGACATGATGACCTTGCTGATGAAGAAGGACACTCTGTCTGAAGAGGCCACCCAGTTTTATATCGCAGAGACAGTTTTGGCCATCGACTCCATCCACCAGCTGGGTTTcatccacagagacatcaaaccTGACAACCTGCTGCTGGACTCCAGg GGACACGTGAAGCTGTCTGATTTTGGCCTGTGTACAGGACTAAAGAAAGCTCATCGCACAGAATTTTACAGGAACCTGACACACAACCCACCAAGTGATTTCT cttttcaaaatatgaactCCAAGAGGAAAGCAGAAACCTGGAAGAAGAACCGGAGGCAGCTG GCTTATTCCACTGTGGGAACCCCTGACTACATCGCCCCTGAAGTCTTCATGCAGACAGGATACAACAAACTGTGTGACTGGTGGTCTCTGGGTGTCATCATGTATGAGATGCTCATCG GTTATCCACCCTTCTGCTCGGAGACGCCGCAGGAAACATACAGGAAAGTGATGAACTGGAAGGAAACCCTTGTCTTCCCCCCCGAAGTCCCCATCTCAGAGAGGGCCAAAGACTTAATACTGAG GTATTGCACTGATGCTGAGAACAGGATTGGAGCTGTGAGTGTGGAGGAGATCAAGAGTCACCCTTTCTTTGAGTCAGTTGACTGGGAGCACATCAG GGAGCGGCCAGCAGCCATCTCCATTGAAATCAAGAGCATTGACGACACCTCTAACTTTGATGACTTCCCTGAATCAGACATCCTTCAGCCAG CCAATGCAACAGAACCAGACTTCAAGTCAAAGGACTGGGTGTTCCTCAACTACACATACAAACGCTTCGAGGGTCTGACTCAGCGAGGCACCATCCCCACATATATGAAGGCAGGGAAGGCCTGA